A single window of Nasonia vitripennis strain AsymCx chromosome 4, Nvit_psr_1.1, whole genome shotgun sequence DNA harbors:
- the LOC100677968 gene encoding THAP domain-containing protein 2-like has translation MTKKCCIPSCKVESDQPQGRDLTFHMIPSEKNIREKWINILRTKCNIILKKYFYICCLHFEPECFYYSGLCQNRRLKKGSCPTLFLDSTHESLGNNEDAQSDNYSEIESNVENEHTPDLAAEMSLPTSPSVSTITNMQQANKDNMITRKLENNSAIHNRTKSILNTDVNSLNVPEKIKSIINRAKTEIVGLRRRNRQLQMKLYRSRKRVKSASSLFSHMRKRKLIRKHLNELLEVSISSNLNAPLNRDS, from the exons ATGACAAAGAAATGTTGTATTCCATCATGTAAAGTTGAAAGTGATCAACCACAAGGTCGTGATTTAACTTTTCACAT gATACctagtgaaaaaaatatcagAGAAAAATGGATTAATATTTTGCGGACCAAATgcaatataatattaaaaaaatatttctacatATGCTGTTTACACTTTGAACCGGAGTGTTTTTATTATAGTGGCTTGTGTCAAAATAGaagattaaaaaaaggatcgtgtcctacattatttttagattctACACACGAAAGCTT gggTAATAATGAAGATGCTCAATCAGATAATTATTCAGAAATAGAGAGCAATGTAGAAAATGAACACACTCCTGA TTTGGCAGCAGAAATGTCACTACCGACCTCTCCATCAGTTAGTACAATTACTAATATGCAACAAGCAAATAAGGATAACATGATTACACG AAAATTGGAGAATAATAGTGCAATCCACAATCGTACAAAATCTATATTGAACACAGATGTGAACTCTTTAAATGtacctgaaaaaataaaaagcattATAAATCGTGCTAAGACAGAGATAGTTGGACTTCGTCGAAGAAACCGTCAGCTACAGATGAAATTGTACCGCAGCAGGAAAAGAGTCAAGAGTGCATCTTCCTTGTTTTCTCACATGAGAAAGCGTAAACTTATTAGAAAACATCTAAATGAGTTACTTGAAGTGAGTATTAGTAGCAACTTAAATGCTCCATTAAACAGAGACTCGTAG
- the LOC100118062 gene encoding zinc finger FYVE domain-containing protein 1 translates to MSALNQHSGNSHVWKNHRVDSTSPAIMESLDSMSLCNHDENPSLSNSSLHSNLSLHGVNSLVNQNSKLSRLCDSLQSFLLIDGNEYLKVSNSEQFIQKLHCTSNDLKVKVVSIFGNTGDGKSYTLNQTFFHGYEVFRTSSEQSSCTLGVWAAFDPGLNVICLDTEGLLGITSHENARTRLLLKVLAVSDIVVYRTRSERLHRDMFTFLGTASRAYSHYFQAALQAVGQREGVLNSVNTLGPSVIIFHETRHTRPLTSTASESSEDILRDRFAQTELEIEAFSSIKYVGVQTTNPPTNYDPLKAAIKNELFNTTVRSARKPHLVYSTLKILNDKFSGKIENVSNILFPDQYFTCPVKCFSCDCRCQNSMGHVREGKPHASDARCRYQHQFENLVYTCKKCHSNGNEVVVTSRIQTQNDNSWYSLAKYAWLGYVIECPHCGEIYRSRQHWFGNKNPEDSAVRTEITHVWTLTNPSLTTQNTAQRVVDGVSYLTEAVTSVSLQPTKALTAWVADQVAPAYWRTNNEIRHCHKCKNIFLPTDTKHHCRSCGEGFCADCSSRTKCVPERNWYTPVRVCDHCYDRDANSNEELREIMASDDVTVRKMSEHVVSTFSAVGTVFNYSKAIIKDTARPSYWVPDSEVVCCCVCEILFSDTVSLHHCRDCGRGVCQKCSQNQKPVPRRGWDNPVRVCDSCLKID, encoded by the exons atgagtGCTTTGAATCAGCACAGTGGTAATTCCCATGTATGGAAAAATCATCGAGTAGATTCAACAAGTCCAGCCATAATGGAAAGCTTAGATAGCATGTCTCTCTGCAATCACGATGAAAATCCTTCCCTCAGCAACTCTTCCCTCCACAGCAACTTGTCACTCCATGGTGTCAATTCCCTGGTCAATCAAAACTCAAAACTCTCAAGACTTTGTGATTCACTGCAAAGTTTCCTATTGATTGATGGCAACGAATATCTAAAG GTATCGAACTCAGAGCAATTCATCCAGAAGCTGCACTGCACAAGTAATGATCTCAAAGTGAAGGTTGTTTCAATATTTGGTAATACAGGTGATGGTAAGAGTTACACTTTGAACCAAACTTTCTTCCATGGCTATGAGGTCTTCCGCACCTCAAGTGAGCAGAGTTCCTGCACCCTTGGCGTTTGGGCAGCTTTTGACCCGGGTCTCAACGTCATCTGCCTGGATACCGAAGGTTTACTGGGCATCACCTCACACGAAAATGCCAGGACTCGTCTCTTACTCAAAGTTCTCGCAGTCTCCGATATTGTGGTGTACAGGACACGATCCGAGCGACTGCATAGGGACATGTTTACGTTCCTTGGCACTGCATCCAGGGCTTACAGTCACTATTTTCAGGCAGCTTTACAAGCCGTTGGCCAGAGGGAGGGTGTTCTGAATTCAGTCAATACTCTTGGGCcaagtgttattatttttcatgagACAAGACATACAAGACCATTGACCAGTA ctGCATCAGAAAGTTCGGAGGACATACTGCGAGACCGTTTTGCACAAACTGAATTGGAGATCGAGGCTTTTAGTTCCATCAAGTACGTAGGCGTTCAAACCACAAATCCGCCGACGAATTACGATCCGCTGAAAGCAGCTATTAAAAACGAGTTGTTCAATACAACTGTGCGCTCAGCCAGAAAGCCACACTTAGTTTATAGTACCTTGAAAATTCTCAACGACAAGTTTTCCGGGAAAATAGAGAATGTCTCGAACATACTATTTCCCGATCAGTATTTCACTTGTCCAGTGAAATGCTTCAGTTGCGATTGTAGGTGCCAAAATAGCATGGGACACGTTCGTGAAGGCAAACCTCATGCGAGTGATGCAAG atgCAGATACCAACACCAGTTTGAAAACTTGGTCTATACCTGCAAAAAGTGCCATAGCAATGGCAACGAAGTCGTCGTTACAAGTCGCATTCAAACGCAGAATGACAATAGTTGGTACAGTTTAGCTAAGTATGCTTGGTTGGGTTACGTCATTGAATGTCCTCACTGCGGAGAAATTTATCGCAGTCGCCAACATTGGTTCGGTAACAAAAATCCCGAGGATTCTGCAGTAAGAACTGAAATCACTCACGTTTGGACTTTG ACCAATCCGTCTCTAACGACGCAAAATACGGCGCAACGTGTAGTCGATGGTGTCTCCTACCTGACAGAGGCCGTAACGAGCGTGTCTCTGCAGCCGACAAAGGCGCTAACGGCCTGGGTGGCTGACCAGGTTGCGCCCGCCTATTGGCGTACCAACAACGAGATCCGCCACTGCCATAAATgcaaaaacatatttttaccgACCGACACTAAGCATCACTGCCGCTCCTGCGGTGAAGGTTTTTGTGCCGATTGTTCGTCTAGGACCAAGTGCGTACCTGAGCGCAACTGGTATACGCCGGTGCGTGTCTGTGACCACTGCTATGACAGGGATGCAAATTCCAATGAGGAGCTCAGAGAAATCATGGCTAGCGATGACGTTACCGTGAGAAAGATGTCCGAACACGTCGTTTCCACTTTCAGTGCTGTAGGAACAGTTTTTAATTACTCAAAAG CCATCATAAAAGACACGGCAAGGCCATCATACTGGGTGCCGGACTCTGAGGTCGTTTGTTGCTGTGTGTGCGAGATACTATTTTCCGACACAGTGTCACTGCACCACTGCAGAGACTGCGGTCGGGGTGTCTGCCAGAAGTGTTCGCAAAATCAAAAACCCGTTCCACGCCGAGGTTGGGACAACCCGGTGCGCGTTTGCGACTCTTGTCTCAAAATTGACTAG